The following nucleotide sequence is from Thermodesulfobacteriota bacterium.
GACCACTTCGCCCCCAACAAGGACATCGCCAGCGCCGAGCAGTGCAAGGTGCTGCGGGAGTTCGCCCGGGAGCAGGACCTGGAGAACTACTTCGAGACCGGCGAGATGGGCATCGAGCACGCCCTCCTGCCGGAGCAGGGGCTCGTGGTCCCCGGCGACGTGGTGATCGGCGCCGACAGCCACACCTGCACCTACGGGGCGCTCGGGGCCTTCTCCACGGGGGTCGGGTCCACGGACCTGGCGGCGGCCATGGTGACGGGAGAGGCCTGGTTCAAGGTGCCCGAGTCCATCCGGTTCGTGTACACGGGCAGGCTCGGCCCCTGGGTGGACGGCAAGGACCTCATCCTCTACACCATCGGGAAGATCGGGGTGGACGGGGCGCTCTACCGGGCCATGGAGCTCACGGGCCCGGTCATCGAGGGCCTGGGGATCGACGACCGGCTCACCATGGCCAACATGGCCATCGAGGCCGGCGGCAAGAACGGCATCATCGCCCCCGACGGCGTCACCCGGGCCTACGTGGAGGGTCGGGGCAAGCGGCCGGCGGTCTACTACGCCAGCGACCCCGACGCCCGGTACGCCGACGTGATCGAGATCGAGTGCGGCACGATCCGCCCCCAGGTGGCGTTTCCCCACCTCCCCTCCAACACGCGGCCCATCGACGAGGTGGGGCAGGTGCCCATCGACCAGGTGGTGATCGGCTCCTGCACCAACGGGCGCATCGAGGACCTGCGGCGGGCAGCCAAGGTGCTGCGGGGCAAGCGGGTCGCGAAGTACGTGCGGTGCGTCATCTTCCCCGCCACCCAGGAGATCTACCGGCAGGCCCTGAAGGAGGGCCTCAT
It contains:
- the leuC gene encoding 3-isopropylmalate dehydratase large subunit; the protein is MPMTITEKILAAHAGLPRVEPGQIVSVKVDVALGNDITAPIAIREFRNAGAKRVFDRRRVVLVPDHFAPNKDIASAEQCKVLREFAREQDLENYFETGEMGIEHALLPEQGLVVPGDVVIGADSHTCTYGALGAFSTGVGSTDLAAAMVTGEAWFKVPESIRFVYTGRLGPWVDGKDLILYTIGKIGVDGALYRAMELTGPVIEGLGIDDRLTMANMAIEAGGKNGIIAPDGVTRAYVEGRGKRPAVYYASDPDARYADVIEIECGTIRPQVAFPHLPSNTRPIDEVGQVPIDQVVIGSCTNGRIEDLRRAAKVLRGKRVAKYVRCVIFPATQEIYRQALKEGLIEVFLDARAAVSTPTCGPCLGGHMGILAKGERAVATTNRNFVGRMGHPESEVYLSNPAVAAASAVLGRIASPEEVAA